CGATTGGATAGATGGAGTATCAAGAAACCGTTTTCTTCTAAATGGTCAAAGTAAATCTGAAGCGCCTCCTTAGTGATAAGATGAGTGGGCAGAGCATCTCCACTGAAGGCATCAACGAAAATCAAATCGTATCTCTCTTGGTTCATCTTAAGCTTAAGTCTACCGTCACCATTTACCACTTTGAGGTCTGCAGGTGTGTTTTCGAGAAAGGTAAACCATCGGCGTGACAAACGTTCCATATCAGGATCTATCTCGTAATAAGTAATAGAATCGCCCTTTCTGGTAAGCAGCCCAAAAGTACCCGTTCCAAGACCAACAACAGCGATTCGACGCGGTGGATTTAAAAGATCAAGCACATCTTTCAGTCCACTTTTAGGATGATAGTAGAGTGTTGCTTTCATCTCCCCTTCTCGATCCAAAAACTGTAGACCATGAATCGTGGATCCGTGGATAAGTACTCGTACACCACCCGGAGCATCCCTGCTTGATGGGTAATCATAGATACGACATATTCCGTAGTAGTTACGGTGGGCCTCCCTTTTAACCCCGGCCAAACTCACCCCGGAAAAGAATATAAGAAGAGAATAAAGAGCCAGAATTGCAAATACACGACCCACGCAAACCACAGCCGACCTCAGTGTCAAGGAATGTAAAAGGAAACCCCTATATCTCATGGCAAAAAGAATAGCTATCAGCACAAGCATTATGGGATACTCGTACACCTCTCTGAAAACGAGAGGAGCTCCTAAAGTAACAGCCATTCCGCCCAGAAAACCTCCCAAGGCAACTGCAATATAGAAACGTGACAGAAGTGAAGATTCAGGGCGACTGCGATAAAGATCCCCGTGGATCATAATACAGAGTATAAAGAACACCAAAAGCAAGAGAAAGGGGACAAACAGCTTACTTACAGGTATGAAATAAAGGGCAAAACCGAGAAGCACCACTTCAGGCCACAAAAACATAAGTTTAAGAGAAATACGGTCTGTATCCCTGAAAGTGATGACAAAACTCAAAAGGTACATGGCTAGGGGCAAAACCCAAACAAGAGGAAAAGAACCTATTTCAACTGCTATGAGATTCGTTACAGTCACCAATAGAGCGGATGTCAAGAAACTAAGCACTAACCAATGAATTGCATTTCTCGCTTCGACACCAGCTGCCCCCACAGGATTTGTACCCTCAAAATCACGTTGAAAATGCTCAGAGTGTTCTCTCCCCTCCCGCATGCCCTGCGGACGAAGATAAAACCACGCAAAGAAAACAAAAATAACATACAGGATATACCCCACGCTCCAGCTCAGACTCTGTTTTTTCAATCCTAGGAAAGGTTCCATCAGAATTGGATAACTTATAAGAGCAAGGAGGGAACCCGCATTAGATGTGGCATAGAGGACGTAAGGGTTGAAGGAAAGCCTCCTTTTTGCGTGAACAACCCAAAGTTGAACCACCACAACTGTCGTGGATAAAACCAGAAAGGGCAGGGCGATATGTTTCGTTAAGGTTCCAAAAAGATCAGCTACCTCTCCAGTAGGTGATGGAGGAGCATCGATGCGAAGAGGCAGATTTATAATGGGCAGCAGTACAATCAAAAGATGCCACATACCCAAGTGTCTGACAATAAAATGAGCATACAAATAACCGAAAAGAAGCAATAATTGAAAATAAACAATGCAAACCAACCATATGTGAACCGCACCACCAAAGAAGGGTACAAGGAGACGACCTGTAAGCGGTTCCATACCAAATAGAAGAAAAGCACCAAGAAAAACTACCAAGTGTATCCCATAGATGCCCATACCGCCATGCCTTATGCCACTTCTCGTGTAAAAGTGCAACATACCATAAAACACATCATGAAAATTAACTTGCCATAATTTGCCCTAGTTTATATACGAGAATGATAACGCTCCAAAATCCTTCGACACTCTGTATTTCATGAAAAACAAATGAAAGGAAGAAATAAGTACGATCGGACTCCAAAATCTAAATGCGTAAAATGTAAAGGAGAAGCTAACGTACGCATCCCCTCTCTTAAAGCTTCGTTTTGTGATCAACATTTTCTCGAACACTTCTTAAGGCAGGTTAATCGGGCGATTGAAACCTTTAAAATGTTTACCCCAAAGGAAAAGGTCCTCGTGGCTGTATCTGGGGGAAAAGATAGCCTTGCACTATGGGACGCTCTACTACTTCTGGGATTCAATGCGGAGGGAATACACATAGATATAGGCCAAGGCGAGTTCTCTCGCGCCTCAAAAGAAGTTTGCCTACAATTTGCAGCCGATCGTCGTGCAAAACTCCATGTTTTCTCCTTTGCAGAAACCTACGGCCTTTCAATCTCTGAGGTCGCTCGACGGATACACTATGTCCCCTGTGCTATTTGCGGTATTTTGAAACGCCATCTAATGAACGCTTTAACAACAATCACCAACCATCACATTGTAGCCACTGGTCACAATCTAGATGATGAAGCAGCAACACTGCTGGGCAACATTCTAGGCTGGCAGGATGGGTACCTCGCCCGACAACATCCACACCTGCCAGAAAAGGGAGACACGTTTCCGTCAAGGGTTAAACCCCTTGCGCGATTAGAGGAATCAGAGGTAATCGCGTTCTGCAAGTTCAGAAGTATAAACTTCTACGGAGAAAAATGTCCTCTATCTAAAGGTGCCACTTCTCCCATTTACAAACAAGTCCTCCACATGCTGGAAGAAAAAATGCCTGGTACTAAACGCAGATTTTTATTTGGATTCTGGAAGAAGGAACAATCAAGGTTTGCATCGCGTACTTCAGTTAAGCTTAAAAAATGCGCAAAATGCAACCATCTCACAACCTCAGATACGTGTCTATACTGCAGACTAATGTTAAAGGCCGGATTAAACCCATTAACGCCACTCAAAATTGAAACTCTCTCTTTTTCCTCCAACTGATGCTTGCACTTCGATTTTCTATCCGTCTTGACCACCGAGGGTAATTCCCTGACTTATCCGTCTTACGATTACAATCCGTTCCATCACCACAACTTCCCTTGTAAGTGTTTCCGTCTTAGCAGGTAGCTTAACCCCTTACAAGAACGTATCTACACACCAATTTCCCTTTCTAACAAAACTTTACTTTAGTTTAAAAAACACCTATTAGAATAGTCAAATATCTGTAGCCCATATGATAAGCTTTTGCTCACACCAGTTACACGAGGGTGTATATCTTGTAGAGGGTCATAATGATAATTAGAATACCGAAGCCTTGTTTGATTCTTCCTCCTGGGATGTAGAGACTGGTCAATCTTGCACCCACATAGGAACCAATCGCACCCACAACGATTAGTGTTGCTGTCAAATGGATATCAAAGTGGGCCATTTCAATATGAGGTATTAATGCAGAAAAAGAAGGGGGCATAACGGCAAAGGCATTGATCCCAGCCGCTTGCTTGGCTGGAAATCCCACGAGGATCAACGTCGGCATGAGGAGAAAACCTGGACCGATGCCCAAAAGGCCGCTCAAGACTGAGATAGGGACTGCCAGCATCAAAGCCATCTTGAAGTTCTCTTCCCCGGGTCTCTCCTGCACAGGTCGGAAGAGACGGTAAACCAAATAAACAACAGATACCAGATAGGCAATCCACACCATTAGGACGGGTGTGTACTGAACGAGCCACGCACCTACCGGAGCACTAAGTGTGGTCACCACAGCTAAGGTGGTTGCCTTTTTCCAATCAACAAATCCGCTTTTTGCGAAGCCAAAAAAGGCGAACAGGGCAGTGACGCCGTTCAGAAGGAGTGACAGAGGCTGGACTTGGTGGACAAGATCAGGAAGAAACAGAGCTAGGAAGGGAACGGCCGAAAATGCCACTCCCAATCCCAACATCCCCGATGCGAGTGAAAGTAGAGCTAGTCCTGTGATCATGATCGTTGTGTCGTTCATCGAAAGAGTCTTACCATCCTAACGACGCGTAAACGTGAGAGAGACTCTCCTTGCGCTACAACACCTATGGGCTCAGCCTTGGTTATATATTAAACACTGGGCCTAAAACCACTGACCTTGCCAAAGCCCTCCCTCTTCCATGAGGTACAGAACTTTTATCCGCTACAATATGAAGTTACCGAAAAACCAGCCGATAAATGTTCCCAGAAAAATAATTATTGTTACATAAACAACAGATTTTTTCACCCCGAACACCCGAGCAATAGCAATCCAGTTAGGAAGACTCAAACCTGGCCCGGTGAGAAGAAGTGCAAGTGCCGGTCCCTTTCCCATACCCAGTTTCATTAAAGTATCAACGAATGGCGCTTCGGTCATCGTGGCGAAATAACTGATGGCACCGATAAGAGTAGCAAGGAAAGAAGCCCTAAAACTATTACCTCCGAGCCACGCCCTTATCCACTCTTCAGGAATCAGTTTTCCAACGACACCCACCAAAAACACCCCGGCGAGAAGAAGGGGAAGGATTATTCTCACAAACCACAAGGATTCCCTCAGCCAGGTCTTGATCTCATTTCTCGGAAGTGATTTGAACACGTATACCAGAAGTATGAACGTAGCGATACTCCATACAATGACCTTTTCGATGTACGGACCCGTTCTTGCGACGTAGTTGGGCAGGAGTAACGAAAGAACGATAAGAAAAAGTAAGACGGCGTGTCTGCCCGAAACGACACTGTTTTTAAATGTTGCTTCCACCGACATAACTTCTTTAGCAGGATTGGTTTCCCGTTTCTCGTTCTGAAAGGCGATTGTCATGAACCACCCTACAGCAAAGGCCATCATGAGCGATGACGCAACTCTGGCAGCAACAATTTCACCTCCAAGAATGTTTCCCGTATAGATCAGAGAGAGAAGATTCGCCGAAGGTGCGACCCACAGCACAATAAAAGCCACACCAACGGCCGCACCGCTATAGTATAAACCGGCGGATACAGGTATGACCGTGCAGGAACAGGCAGCAACAAAGAAGCTTGCGAGAGATGCAAGCGAAAATGACTTTAACTTATTTGCTTGCTCCCCCAGTACATTTAGAATTGCTTGCTGATTAATAAATGCTACCATAGCACCGGCAAGTAAAAATGCAGGAACAAGACATGTCAGAATGTGTGTGGCCACATAATCCTTGAGAGCAATAAATCCGGCAATAACTATCTCTGCGATCATTTGTCAAAAACCTTCTTAGTACTGCGATACTAATGCGCAAACTACTATGTCTGATTTATTCAGAATCTCGCAAACTTCCACACCGATAGAGCAAAATGCAGCAAGCGATGGGGAGTCAACGAATACACCCTCAATTATATTGCCAAAAAGGAATATAATTTTTGTCTCTTCGTTGTCAAGGAAAAATACTGGCGCTCACAGAAAATAAGACCCTGCTAAAATGATTTCCTGTCGAAGGTAACAAGTTCAGCAAAAAAGAAATTTAACCACGTGACATAGCAGAGGCAGGATTAAAAATCTGCGCTAGCATTTTTACATTTTCTCACACTTTAGGAATAAATGAACATACCTTCCGTGAATTTACCCTCCAAAGAGGTTATTAAATACTCTATGTGTCTTTTTAATTATATGGCTCTCCTTTTCTTGTTCTACATAACTCTTCAAAATGAGTTGAACATCTTTCCGTGATTGGCATAACTGAATTATCACATTCAGACAAGACACCCTTCCAAACATATAGCCATAAAGCCATTATGGTTAAAAGTTAGATGGAGATTGTCTTGCGTTGCCGCTGCTAAACAACAATCAAGACAAAACCCAAATTTTTTCAAGAATACTTTGGTTGGATACTACAAGGCTTAGAAGGCATTAAAAACTTAAATTGTCTTCACTTGGCAATCCATAAGGAGTTATGGGAGTCGAAGATTTCGCTTTTGCGATAATACGGCTGAAAACACAGTATCGACAAAACTAACCTCTTAGGCTCCCATGTCCTTCTTGCTGAGGATAACACCCTTAACCAGCAGGTTGCAATAGAACTCTTAGAGATGGTTGGCGCAAAAATTGACTTAGCCACAGATGGAGAAGAGACAGTAAAAATGGCAATAGATGCCTTGGGTGGTAAAGAGCAATACAGATATGATTGTATACTCATGGATATACAGATGCCTAAAATAGATGGTTTTGAAGCAACCCGTCTGATAAGACGCATTGACTCACTAAAGAGTGTGCCAATAATTGCTTTGACAGCCCAATGCTATAAAGGGAGATAAAGAGAAATGTTTATCAGCTGGTATGAACGACTATATTAAAAAACCTATTAACTGTGAGGAGTTTTACGAAACTCCGATAAAGTGGATAAAACCTAAAAGAACAATCTCTTTAAAAGACGAAAACTTTGCAAAAGTCAGTAGCGACGATGTCATTGAGCTGCCAACTAAAGTTGAAGGGATAGATATAGATAAGGCATTAAAAAGAATTGCAGAAAATAAGGAGATGTATTTAAGCTTACTAAAAATATTTTTAAAAGAGTACGAACAAAAATTAAATACAATAAATCAATTTCGTAATGATAATGACTTGTATTTGCAAATAACATTTTCCCACTCTTTAAAGGGCGATGCAGGTACAATAGGTGATTTTAACCTACAGAAAAAAGCTGAAAAACTTGAAAAAACAATTCAGGCAGGAGGAGATATCACCGAGACCGTCGCCGAAATGACCTTAGAACTCCAATTAGTTTTGAATTCCATAAAAAACCTCCTTAAAACAATTGATGTGGATAAACAGATCCATATCGCCCAAGCAACTGATGAAAATATAGAAGAAATTACACTCCATATAAATGAACTCCATAAAATGTTAAGCGAGGGTAATTTTGCAGCAAAAGATCTTTTTGAAAAATTAAAAGTTTCTTTGTCTTTCTATAATATTAAAGAGGAATTAACTG
The Syntrophales bacterium genome window above contains:
- a CDS encoding permease, with the translated sequence MIAEIVIAGFIALKDYVATHILTCLVPAFLLAGAMVAFINQQAILNVLGEQANKLKSFSLASLASFFVAACSCTVIPVSAGLYYSGAAVGVAFIVLWVAPSANLLSLIYTGNILGGEIVAARVASSLMMAFAVGWFMTIAFQNEKRETNPAKEVMSVEATFKNSVVSGRHAVLLFLIVLSLLLPNYVARTGPYIEKVIVWSIATFILLVYVFKSLPRNEIKTWLRESLWFVRIILPLLLAGVFLVGVVGKLIPEEWIRAWLGGNSFRASFLATLIGAISYFATMTEAPFVDTLMKLGMGKGPALALLLTGPGLSLPNWIAIARVFGVKKSVVYVTIIIFLGTFIGWFFGNFIL
- a CDS encoding sulfite exporter TauE/SafE family protein, which produces MNDTTIMITGLALLSLASGMLGLGVAFSAVPFLALFLPDLVHQVQPLSLLLNGVTALFAFFGFAKSGFVDWKKATTLAVVTTLSAPVGAWLVQYTPVLMVWIAYLVSVVYLVYRLFRPVQERPGEENFKMALMLAVPISVLSGLLGIGPGFLLMPTLILVGFPAKQAAGINAFAVMPPSFSALIPHIEMAHFDIHLTATLIVVGAIGSYVGARLTSLYIPGGRIKQGFGILIIIMTLYKIYTLV
- a CDS encoding response regulator, which translates into the protein MDKTNLLGSHVLLAEDNTLNQQVAIELLEMVGAKIDLATDGEETVKMAIDALGGKEQYRYDCILMDIQMPKIDGFEATRLIRRIDSLKSVPIIALTAQCYKGR
- a CDS encoding adenine nucleotide alpha hydrolase family protein; this encodes MFTPKEKVLVAVSGGKDSLALWDALLLLGFNAEGIHIDIGQGEFSRASKEVCLQFAADRRAKLHVFSFAETYGLSISEVARRIHYVPCAICGILKRHLMNALTTITNHHIVATGHNLDDEAATLLGNILGWQDGYLARQHPHLPEKGDTFPSRVKPLARLEESEVIAFCKFRSINFYGEKCPLSKGATSPIYKQVLHMLEEKMPGTKRRFLFGFWKKEQSRFASRTSVKLKKCAKCNHLTTSDTCLYCRLMLKAGLNPLTPLKIETLSFSSN
- a CDS encoding Hpt domain-containing protein, translating into MNDYIKKPINCEEFYETPIKWIKPKRTISLKDENFAKVSSDDVIELPTKVEGIDIDKALKRIAENKEMYLSLLKIFLKEYEQKLNTINQFRNDNDLYLQITFSHSLKGDAGTIGDFNLQKKAEKLEKTIQAGGDITETVAEMTLELQLVLNSIKNLLKTIDVDKQIHIAQATDENIEEITLHINELHKMLSEGNFAAKDLFEKLKVSLSFYNIKEELTELEEMIYSFDMDGAINTLYKIAEKLQIKGGF
- a CDS encoding fused MFS/spermidine synthase; this encodes MLHFYTRSGIRHGGMGIYGIHLVVFLGAFLLFGMEPLTGRLLVPFFGGAVHIWLVCIVYFQLLLLFGYLYAHFIVRHLGMWHLLIVLLPIINLPLRIDAPPSPTGEVADLFGTLTKHIALPFLVLSTTVVVVQLWVVHAKRRLSFNPYVLYATSNAGSLLALISYPILMEPFLGLKKQSLSWSVGYILYVIFVFFAWFYLRPQGMREGREHSEHFQRDFEGTNPVGAAGVEARNAIHWLVLSFLTSALLVTVTNLIAVEIGSFPLVWVLPLAMYLLSFVITFRDTDRISLKLMFLWPEVVLLGFALYFIPVSKLFVPFLLLLVFFILCIMIHGDLYRSRPESSLLSRFYIAVALGGFLGGMAVTLGAPLVFREVYEYPIMLVLIAILFAMRYRGFLLHSLTLRSAVVCVGRVFAILALYSLLIFFSGVSLAGVKREAHRNYYGICRIYDYPSSRDAPGGVRVLIHGSTIHGLQFLDREGEMKATLYYHPKSGLKDVLDLLNPPRRIAVVGLGTGTFGLLTRKGDSITYYEIDPDMERLSRRWFTFLENTPADLKVVNGDGRLKLKMNQERYDLIFVDAFSGDALPTHLITKEALQIYFDHLEENGFLILHLSNRYYELRGVVKAILENMGLFGGMKLTVLEESETYIPVSTVYLTAFRKADHIYPLIAKGWIPLGDGDGLRRVNPWTDDYVNILDAIRDKWVRF